In Haematobia irritans isolate KBUSLIRL chromosome 1, ASM5000362v1, whole genome shotgun sequence, a genomic segment contains:
- the LOC142219991 gene encoding uncharacterized protein LOC142219991, protein MEQKRIYRKYKYNSSQEIPRRTLRRWKQNISSTSQEDSLQYEPSPKRYKAWEKESKATLPYSTRKRWEEHNKNFMGEEDLNYEETLDSNNDDEVYKNALFFDENDTSSEENWSDEEDNSCSSLEEREDQNDEYPESESDSCSVYSSTSNSQSEDEESLEEDSVESCMLYRGSDITLDQAVFNVVDMWLSQNLTKTALLCQLQLLGKMLPGDNLMPKTLHKFFKYLENKFDPISIIEHYYCVDCLVYLTTKSINICSSCGNDNICNFFELDLVQQLRLLFETKHIGDIIKKYKNESEEGCITDIIDGSEYKRVNMNRNTYDLTLILYTDGISLSKSSKSNCWPLMFTIAEIPPHLRSNYIITIGLWYHTDLKPTMNLFLQPFCNKLNQLSRGIRWCDTKTKKYNISKIHAPLFVADAPARSQVQNILNFNGKYGCNLCEIKTKSCKNATRTRNIRFYPYKENLQLRTDQNMRLQALKVERVKLFHEKGVKGQTIVSSLPSLDLGTCVFPEYMHSVLLGIGKQVLNLWLTKKGPWRISKYITKIDKRLKNIRPLQAFARMPRSLSLFQTYKATEMYYWILFYSIPTLSSILPEEYYQHWILLVVCLHNLLLRKISNKTLKDTDVLLKYFVKEFQKIYGKHCMTYNVHQLLHMCLYVERWGPLWATSAFPFESHNGVLAKTAHGTKNLGKEIMNNLKISEGAINLRKMFEVPQLSFSKPHVFHTFGKSVNYELNSQESNIANTYFKDLKTLIFFSRCQIDNVIYTSLLYKKTKTNNYTIRLVHKNDKEIYGHISCFFIYCNELYFFLNVFDVNRSNRIQHKKTKTFVRHIVPFSSTSTIEIIKLSDVEEIEHVVQIENYVCKTPNNLKVVV, encoded by the exons ATGGAGcaaaaaagaatatatagaaaatataagtaTAATTCTTCGCAAGAG ATTCCAAGGAGGACATTGCGAAGATGGAAACAAAATATCAGTTCTACATCACAGGAAGACAGCTTGCAATACGAACCAAGCCCAAAGCGGTATAAAGCCTGGGAAAAAGAATCTAAAGCGACA CTTCCTTACTCAACTCGCAAACGTTGGGAAGAACATAATAAGAACTTCATGGGGGAAGAAGATCTAAATTATGAGGAGACTCTAGATAGCAACAATGATGACGAGGTCTATAAGAATGCTTtgttttttgatgaaaatgatacCAGCAGTGAGGAAAATTGGTCGGATGAGGAAGATAATAGCTGTTCAAGTTTGGAAGAACGTGAAGATCAAAATGATGAATATCCAGAAAGTGAATCTGACTCATGCTCCGTTTATAGTTCCACAAGCAATTCACAAAGTGAAGACGAAGAAAGTTTAGAAGAAGATAGCGTTGAATCCTGTATGCTTTATAGAGGCAGTGATATAACGTTGGACCAAGCAGTATTTAATGTCGTGGATATGTGGCTTTCTCAGAACTTAACAAAAACTGCTTTGTTGTGCCAACTTCAGCTTTTAGGAAAGATGTTGCCAGGAGATAATTTGATGCCTAAGACGCTGCACAAATTCTTTAAATATCTCGAGAATAAATTTGATCCCATTTCGATCATTGAGCACTATTATTGCGTGGACTGTCTTGTGTATTTGACAACGAAATCTATTAATATATGCTCGTCGTGCGGAAATGATAATATATGCAAtttcttcgaacttgatctggtTCAGCAACTGAGgcttctatttgaaacaaaacatattggtgatataataaaaaaatataaaaacgagTCAGAAGAAGGTTGTATTACAGATATTATAGATGGATCAGAGTACAAAAGAGTAAACATGAACAGAAACACATACGACTTGACTCTTATATTATATACAGATGGAATTTCCCTTTCGAAAAGTTCTAAAAGTAACTGTTGGCCGCTTATGTTCACAATTGCAGAGATACCCCCACATTTGCGATCAAATTATATTATAACCATTGGACTATGGTATCACACAGATTTAAAACCCACAATGAATCTGTTTCTGCAACCATTCTGCAATAAATTAAATCAACTTTCCAGAGGTATAAGGTGGTGtgataccaaaacaaaaaaatacaacatttcTAAAATACATGCGCCATTGTTTGTAGCTGATGCGCCAGCAAGGTCCCAAGTACAAAACATACTAAACTTTAATGGCAAGTACGGATGTAATCTTTGCGAAATTAAAACTAAGTCATGCAAAAATGCCACACGAACCAGAAATATTCGATTTTACCCATACAAAGAAAATCTACAATTAAGAACAGATCAAAACATGCGCCTTCAAGCACTAAAAGTTGAGAGAGTAAAATTGTTCCACGAAAAAGGCGTAAAAGGTCAAACAATTGTGTCATCCCTTCCCTCTTTAGATTTAGGAACTTGTGTATTTCCAGAGTATATGCATTCGGTTTTGTTGGGTATCGGTAAACAAGTACTAAATCTTTGGTTGACAAAAAAAGGTCCATGGCGAATATCCAAATATATAACTAAGATCGACAAGCGGTTAAAAAATATTCGACCGCTCCAAGCGTTTGCCAGAATGCCTCGTTCACTAAGTCTATTTCAAACATACAAAGCAACTGAAATGTATTATTGGATACTTTTTTACTCAATACCAACGCTTTCCTCAATTCTGCCAGAAGAGTATTACCAACATTGGATTTTGCTTGTTGTATGTTTACATAATTTACTTTTGCGAAAAATCTCAAACAAGACTTTGAAAGATACCGATGTGTTATTAAAGTACTTTGTTAAAGAGTTTCAGAAAATATACGGAAAACATTGTATGACATATAACGTGCATCAATTGTTGCATATGTGCCTGTATGTGGAAAGATGGGGCCCACTGTGGGCGACGTCTGCATTTCCTTTCGAGTCTCACAATGGTGTATTGGCGAAAACTGCACATGGAACTAAGAATTTAGGAAAGGAAATAATGAATAATCTAAAGATATCAGAAGGTGCAATTAATCTGCGCAAAATGTTTGAAGTACCACAATTATCGTTTTCGAAACCACATGTATTTCATACATTTGGAAAAAGTGTAAATTATGAACTGAATTCCCAAGAGTCAAATATTGCAAATACCTATTTTAAAGACTTgaaaacattaatatttttctcTAGGTGTCAAATAGACAATGTTATCTATACGTCATTACTatacaagaaaacaaaaacaaataattacacAATACGCTTAGTTCATAAAAATGACAAAGAAATATATGGCCACataagttgtttttttatatattgcaatgaactttatttttttttaaatgtttttgatGTTAATCGAAGTAATCGAATAcaacataaaaaaactaaaacgttTGTTAGACATATTGTACCTTTTTCTAGTACAAGCACAATTGAAATAATTAAACTTAGCGATGTGGAAGAAATTGAACACGTTGTGCAAATTGAAAACTATGTATGTAAAACgccaaataatttaaaagtggtagtatag
- the LOC142237066 gene encoding uncharacterized protein LOC142237066: MYKNKKIRNSGQSQIKKNIKRRVSTSSDEEDEMVLLRRKIKETEEQLVALKETQALPAVEESSQTCDDDDDEQLLGSKFHEKMICIGNNIYCRAIIHNMALGTSHKSSHVARKLLEGVFKIDILKKATLTGQPPRAQGLERQLEPVVALNYKAREAIIDFSFRVAKERNWEQQSKKDVERAMSQRLGEIKRRQ; the protein is encoded by the exons atgtacaaaaataaaaaaataagaaacagcGGGCAatcgcaaataaaaaaaaatattaaaagacgTGTAAGTACGTCCAGCGACGAG GAAGATGAAATGGTTCTTCTACGAAGAAAAATCAAAGAGACAGAGGAGCAACTCGTTGCCTTAAAGGAAACGCAGGCTTTGCCAGCAGTAGAAGAATCTTCCCAAAcatgtgatgatgatgatgatgagcagcttctaggaagcaaatttcatgaaaag atgaTATGCATAGGCAATAATATTTATTGTCGTGCCATCATCCATAATATGGCGTTGGGGACATCCCACAAATCGTCGCATGTGGCGCGGAAGCTGTTGGAAGGCGTTTTCAAAATAGACATTCTTAAAAAAGCCACGCTGACTGGACAACCTCCAAGGGCACAAGGATTGGAACGTCAGTTGGAGCCAGTTGTTGCTCTTAATTATAAAGCCAGGGAGGCAATTATTG ATTTTTCGTTCCGGGTTGCAAAAGAGAGGAATTGGGAGCAACAATCCAAGAAGGACGTTGAGAGAGCAATGTCGCAGCGTCTTGGGGAAATCAAACGGCGCCAATAG